A genomic region of Sarcophilus harrisii chromosome 6, mSarHar1.11, whole genome shotgun sequence contains the following coding sequences:
- the LOC100934464 gene encoding olfactory receptor 5D18-like — protein sequence MMISGRNHSAAPAILILLGFSDYPEFQILLFLIFLTIYVITVMGNVGMIAIIIMNPKLHTPMYFFLKHLSFVDFCYSTAVTPKLLGNLVTEDRTVSLSACITQFFIFVTCALTDNFMLAVMAYDRFVAICKPLLYLVIMSQKRCVLLMAAAYIWGTLFTLTLTYSLLTLSFCGTNIIDNFVCEYSGILYASCSDKHFSELFLFTVANINMLSTLMAIISSYIFIFVTVMKMHSVRAKYKAFSTCASHLTAVGLFYGTVIFLYCIPNTKNSWFTAKLGTVFYAVVIPMLNPLIYSLRNNEVKEAFKKLVVKI from the coding sequence ATGATGATCTCTGGTAGAAATCACAGTGCTGCTCCAGCTATTCTCATTCTCTTGGGATTCTCTGACTATCCAGAATTCCAGATTCTTCTCTTTCTGATATTTTTGACCATCTATGTGATCACTGTGATGGGGAATGTTGGCATGATCGCAATCATTATTATGAACCCCAAATTGCACACTccaatgtattttttcctaaaacattTGTCCTTTGTGGATTTCTGTTACTCCACTGCAGTTACACCAAAGTTGCTGGGAAACTTAGTTACAGAAGATAGGACAGTGTCTCTCTCTGCTTGTATCACacaattcttcatttttgttaCCTGTGCTTTGACTGACAACTTCATGTTGGCAGTGATGGCATATGACCGCTTTGTGGCCATTTGTAAACCCCTTTTGTACCTGGTTATCATGTCCCAGAAACGTTGTGTCCTGTTGATGGCTGCAGCATACATCTGGGGCACACTCTTCACTCTGACCTTAACCTACTCTCTCCTTACATTATCTTTTTGTGGGACTAACatcattgataattttgtttgTGAGTATTCTGGCATACTTTATGCCTCTTGCTCTGACAAACATTTCAGTGAGCTGTTTCTTTTTACAGTAGCTAATATTAATATGCTGAGCACACTCATGGCCATAAtatcttcttatatttttatttttgtaactgtCATGAAGATGCATTCAGTTAGGGCAAAATATAAGGCTTTCTCTACTTGTGCTTCTCACTTGACAGCTGTTGGACTCTTTTATGGAACAGTCATTTTCCTCTACTGTATACCCAATACTAAAAATTCCTGGTTTACTGCTAAATTGGGAACCGTTTTCTATGCAGTGGTCATCCCCATGCTGAACCCCCTTATATACAGTCTGAGGAACAATGAAGTGAAGGAAGCATTCAAGAAGTTAGTGGTCAAAATATGA